A stretch of the Vigna radiata var. radiata cultivar VC1973A chromosome 7, Vradiata_ver6, whole genome shotgun sequence genome encodes the following:
- the LOC106766668 gene encoding probable WRKY transcription factor 29 — protein MDEFECLRDWDLEAIVRGSSGEATAMDDPNPDFSYFFSDQDELLDSFPEFSETTRVLDDLEDLYKPFYPVLHPLSPHTIVTTSIEPQQVKELKASEEKVALQGFKAPPTPKCKKGKKNQNKSVVKQVTTAEGLDDAWAWRKYGQKPIKGSPYPRSYYRCSSSKGCLARKQVERSHLDPAVFLVTYTAEHSHPHPTRRNSLAGTTRKNNSLIPPPTTTRNHNTTTCSSRTPLMVQSIEDKLVTSVQQSMDLKKEEQHFVEWFDDGAQFGDAWIPTSDLEKFIGFECQHFALDGAFTDAYAHS, from the exons ATGGATGAATTTGAGTGCTTGAGAGATTGGGATTTGGAGGCTATTGTCAGAGGAAGCAGTGGTGAAGCCACCGCCATGGACGATCCCAATCctgatttttcttatttcttctcTGACCAAGACGAGCTGCTTGATAGCTTTCCAGAATTCTCAGAAACCACCAGGGTCCTTGATGATCTCGAAGATCTCTACAAACCTTTCTACCCAGTTTTGCACCCTCTTTCACCTCACACCATCGTTACAACTTCCATAGAACCCCAACAGGTCAAAGAACTCAAAGCATCAGAAGAGAAAGTAGCCCTACAGGGTTTCAAAGCCCCCCCAACACCAAAGTGTAAAAAAGG GAAGAAGAACCAGAACAAGAGTGTGGTGAAGCAGGTAACAACAGCAGAAGGTCTTGATGATGCATGGGCATGGCGTAAATATGGACAGAAACCGATAAAGGGTTCTCCGTATCCAAGAAGTTACTATAGGTGCAGCAGTTCGAAAGGGTGTTTGGCGAGGAAACAGGTTGAAAGGAGCCACTTAGATCCTGCTGTTTTTTTGGTTACCTACACTGCTGAACACAGTCATCCTCACCCAACTCGAAGAAACTCTCTTGCTGGGACCACTAGGAAGAACAATTCCTTGATTCCACCTCCAACAACCACACGCAACCACAACACTACTACTTGTTCTTCAAGGACACCTTTGATGGTTCAATCCATTGAAGATAAACTTGTAACGAGTGTGCAACAAAGCATGGACctcaagaaagaagaacaaCATTTTGTTGAGTGGTTCGATGATGGTGCTCAATTTGGTGATGCTTGGATTCCCACCTCAGATCTTGAGAAGTTTATTGGATTTGAATGCCAACATTTTGCACTGGATGGAGCTTTCACCGATGCTTATGCACACTCTTGA